Proteins encoded by one window of Mycoplasma capricolum subsp. capricolum ATCC 27343:
- a CDS encoding glucose-6-phosphate isomerase, with protein MIKVNLDHTDININKVADLNKIKEIHQMIFNKTGKGNDFLGWLNWPVNFNKTEYEQMKLVANDLKNQIEVLVVIGIGGSYLGCRAADEMIRGLYHQNKVELIYTGNTMSSTYIYQVVEYLKNKNFGICVISKSGTTTEPGISFRVFEKLLVDKVGLEKAKSLIVAITDKNKGALKQLAEKKGYQTFVIPNDIGGRFSVLTPVGIFPLLVSGINTDKIFQGALKAKNDLINDDLSNQAYKYAVVRNYLYNQGYKTEALISYELQLQMLTEWWKQLFGESEGKENKGLLPSSMIFSTDLHSLGQWVQEGPRNVMFETIIKIEKPNHDLNVPIDEDNYDGLNYLTKKSFHQINQTALKGVIQAHSVTGKMPNIVLEFEKMDDEQFGYLVYFFELALAMSAYLLDVNPFNQPGVEVYKYNMFKLLNKPGIK; from the coding sequence ATGATTAAAGTAAATTTAGATCATACAGATATTAATATAAATAAGGTTGCAGATCTTAATAAGATAAAAGAAATTCATCAAATGATTTTTAATAAAACTGGAAAAGGTAATGATTTTTTAGGTTGACTAAATTGACCAGTTAATTTTAATAAAACTGAATATGAACAAATGAAACTAGTTGCTAATGATTTAAAAAATCAAATTGAAGTTTTAGTTGTTATTGGAATTGGTGGATCTTATTTAGGGTGTAGAGCTGCTGATGAAATGATTCGTGGACTATATCATCAAAATAAAGTAGAATTAATATATACAGGAAACACAATGTCTTCAACTTATATTTATCAGGTGGTTGAATATTTAAAAAATAAAAATTTTGGAATTTGTGTTATTTCAAAATCAGGAACTACTACTGAACCTGGAATTAGTTTTAGAGTTTTTGAAAAATTATTAGTAGATAAAGTTGGATTAGAAAAAGCTAAAAGTTTAATAGTTGCAATAACAGATAAAAATAAAGGTGCTTTAAAACAATTAGCAGAAAAAAAAGGATATCAAACTTTTGTAATTCCAAATGATATTGGTGGAAGGTTTTCAGTTTTAACTCCAGTTGGAATTTTTCCTTTACTAGTTAGTGGAATTAATACTGATAAAATTTTTCAAGGTGCTTTAAAAGCCAAAAATGATTTAATTAATGATGATTTATCAAATCAAGCTTATAAATATGCTGTAGTTAGAAATTATTTATACAATCAAGGATATAAAACTGAAGCTTTGATTAGTTATGAATTACAATTACAAATGCTAACTGAATGATGAAAACAATTATTTGGTGAATCTGAAGGAAAAGAAAATAAAGGTTTATTACCAAGTTCAATGATTTTTTCAACAGATTTACACTCACTAGGTCAATGAGTTCAAGAAGGACCTAGAAATGTGATGTTTGAAACAATTATTAAAATTGAAAAACCAAATCATGATTTAAATGTTCCAATTGATGAAGATAATTATGATGGATTAAATTATTTAACAAAAAAATCATTTCATCAAATCAATCAAACTGCTTTAAAAGGAGTAATTCAAGCACACTCAGTTACTGGTAAAATGCCAAACATTGTTTTAGAATTTGAAAAAATGGATGACGAACAGTTTGGATATTTGGTTTACTTTTTTGAATTAGCTTTAGCTATGAGTGCTTATTTATTAGATGTTAATCCATTTAATCAACCTGGAGTTGAAGTTTATAAATACAATATGTTTAAGTTGTTAAACAAACCTGGAATCAAATAG
- a CDS encoding M13-type metalloendopeptidase: MKYQIKDNLFKAINNEWLEKTEIPSDRTSIGEFVELDIKNELIVKKIVKNLVKKQKDGLLTDTNLINFTKFYALTSDFETRNKKSIEPLKKYVFEILQINTLDELNTLYTKFIYRNYSLPINFDISNDYVDSSIKTLYLTIASHILPDKSHYEDKQKKTMFYSKFKLMVKKLLTPYFNDLKKVDLIIKQTLKFDQIIAKYSLSSLEKVRYNELYKPYKYSKIINKTKYLDLNNIISTLIDKKVDQIIFTDDHFANNLDKIFNSKNLELIKSWLIVMLVIRFSKYLDEKTRTLASKYSLFISGQNKVKNKEKHALNLALDYFSMPIGLYYGQKYLGSKAKKDVENMVFHMIEIYKQRLQSNTWLSKQTIDKALLKLNTLGVHIGYPSEIEPYYTNLVTNSESLIETVFSFNQIISKYVFSEYKKPINKNYWSMTPYQVNAYYHPMYNHIVFPAGILQGSFYSINHSTSQNYGGIGAVIAHEISHAFDNNGANFDENGNLKMWWTEEDFAKFNQKTKAMIELFDNKQTDFGKCNGALTVSENIADAGGISCALQAAQQEKDYDGKEFFINWAKIWKSKYKEQTALRLLETDPHAPTELRANIQAANQEEFIKVFNITPEDKMYIDPEKRVKIW, encoded by the coding sequence ATGAAATATCAAATTAAAGATAATCTTTTTAAAGCTATTAATAATGAGTGATTAGAAAAAACAGAAATTCCAAGTGATCGTACTTCAATAGGAGAGTTTGTTGAACTAGATATTAAAAATGAACTAATTGTTAAAAAAATTGTTAAAAATTTAGTAAAAAAACAAAAAGATGGTTTATTAACAGATACTAATTTAATTAACTTTACTAAGTTTTATGCTTTAACTAGTGATTTTGAAACTAGAAATAAAAAAAGTATTGAACCATTAAAAAAATATGTTTTTGAAATTTTACAAATTAATACTCTTGATGAATTAAATACACTTTATACTAAATTTATTTATAGAAATTATTCATTACCAATTAATTTTGATATTTCTAATGACTATGTTGATTCAAGTATTAAAACACTTTATTTAACAATTGCTTCTCACATATTACCAGATAAAAGTCATTATGAAGATAAACAAAAAAAGACTATGTTTTATTCAAAATTTAAACTAATGGTAAAAAAATTACTAACACCTTATTTTAATGATTTAAAAAAAGTTGACTTAATTATTAAACAAACATTAAAATTTGATCAAATTATTGCTAAATACTCACTAAGTTCACTAGAAAAAGTGCGTTATAATGAGTTATACAAACCTTATAAATATTCAAAAATTATTAACAAAACTAAATATTTAGATCTAAATAATATTATTAGTACTTTAATTGATAAAAAAGTTGATCAAATAATTTTTACAGATGATCATTTTGCTAATAATCTTGATAAAATTTTTAACTCTAAAAATCTTGAGCTAATTAAATCATGATTAATAGTAATGTTAGTTATTCGTTTTTCTAAATATTTAGATGAAAAAACAAGAACATTAGCTAGCAAATATTCTTTATTTATAAGTGGACAAAATAAAGTTAAAAATAAAGAAAAACACGCTTTAAATTTAGCTTTAGATTATTTTTCTATGCCAATAGGTTTATATTATGGTCAAAAATATTTGGGTTCAAAAGCTAAAAAAGATGTTGAAAATATGGTGTTTCATATGATTGAAATTTATAAACAAAGATTACAATCTAATACTTGATTAAGTAAACAAACTATTGATAAGGCATTATTAAAATTAAATACATTAGGAGTTCATATTGGATATCCAAGTGAAATTGAACCTTATTATACTAATTTAGTTACAAACTCAGAATCACTAATTGAAACTGTTTTTAGTTTTAATCAAATAATTAGTAAATACGTTTTTAGTGAATATAAAAAACCAATTAATAAAAACTATTGAAGTATGACACCTTATCAAGTTAATGCATATTATCATCCTATGTATAATCACATCGTTTTTCCTGCAGGAATTTTACAAGGTTCATTTTATTCAATTAACCATTCAACATCACAAAATTATGGAGGAATTGGAGCTGTAATTGCTCATGAAATTTCTCATGCATTTGATAATAATGGTGCTAATTTTGATGAAAATGGTAATTTAAAAATGTGATGAACAGAAGAAGATTTTGCTAAGTTTAATCAAAAAACTAAAGCTATGATTGAACTTTTTGATAATAAACAAACTGATTTTGGTAAATGTAATGGAGCTTTAACTGTTAGTGAAAATATTGCAGATGCTGGTGGAATTAGTTGTGCTTTACAAGCAGCTCAACAAGAAAAAGACTATGATGGTAAAGAATTTTTTATTAATTGGGCAAAAATCTGAAAATCTAAATATAAAGAACAAACTGCTTTAAGATTATTAGAAACAGACCCACATGCTCCAACTGAACTAAGGGCAAATATTCAAGCTGCTAATCAAGAAGAATTTATTAAAGTGTTTAATATTACTCCAGAAGATAAAATGTATATTGATCCAGAAAAAAGAGTAAAAATTTGATAA
- a CDS encoding 5-formyltetrahydrofolate cyclo-ligase yields the protein MNKSILRKQLLEKRKNFDLDYINTSNLLITNKVIEFIKKNKFKQICIYLSTKYETDTKKIINWCLENDILVFVPKVLNDNNMNMVLLNNSSLTNLNKFNIYEPVSDIKASLDQIDCIFTPLVGFDEKLNRIGMGKGFYDKFFSLNSYNYLKVGICFDKQKTKQILVDANDIKLDYIITENNHIYKKTKL from the coding sequence ATGAATAAGTCTATATTAAGAAAACAATTATTAGAAAAAAGAAAAAATTTTGACTTAGATTATATAAATACTAGTAACTTACTAATTACAAATAAAGTAATTGAGTTTATTAAAAAAAATAAGTTCAAACAAATTTGTATTTATTTATCAACTAAATATGAAACTGATACTAAAAAGATTATTAATTGGTGTTTAGAAAATGACATTTTAGTATTTGTTCCAAAAGTATTAAATGATAATAATATGAATATGGTTTTATTAAATAATAGTTCTTTAACTAATTTAAATAAGTTTAATATTTATGAACCAGTTAGTGATATTAAAGCTAGTTTAGATCAAATAGATTGTATTTTTACTCCACTAGTTGGATTTGATGAAAAACTTAATAGAATAGGAATGGGTAAAGGGTTTTATGATAAATTCTTTAGTTTAAATTCTTATAATTATTTAAAAGTTGGTATTTGTTTTGATAAACAAAAAACTAAACAAATACTTGTTGATGCTAATGATATTAAATTAGATTATATTATTACTGAAAATAATCATATTTATAAAAAAACTAAATTATAA
- a CDS encoding iron-sulfur cluster assembly scaffold protein, whose amino-acid sequence MIDINNDSLLREIIIKHFLTPTNKTLTNNKNAIIRELKSQTCADQLIIEILIEDQIIKSMRFDGSACAIATSSIDLLINNLINLNTKKAIGLIKNYQNFLLTGTLTNIEQLNELVVMKNIHKQKNRILCASLALNDLLEILSKNE is encoded by the coding sequence ATGATAGATATAAATAATGATTCTTTATTAAGAGAAATAATAATAAAACACTTTTTAACACCAACTAATAAAACTTTAACAAATAATAAAAACGCAATTATTAGAGAATTAAAATCTCAAACTTGTGCAGATCAATTAATAATAGAAATATTAATAGAAGATCAAATTATAAAATCAATGAGATTTGATGGATCAGCTTGTGCGATTGCTACAAGTTCAATAGATCTTTTAATTAATAATTTAATTAATTTAAATACTAAAAAAGCAATTGGACTTATAAAAAACTATCAAAATTTTTTATTAACTGGAACTTTAACAAACATTGAGCAATTAAATGAACTAGTTGTAATGAAAAATATACATAAACAAAAAAACCGTATTTTATGTGCTAGTTTAGCTTTAAATGATCTTTTAGAAATTTTAAGTAAAAATGAATAA
- a CDS encoding aminotransferase class V-fold PLP-dependent enzyme gives MNDRFTKIRQQFPLLKNHPNLIYFDNGATTLKPNSVIDAEINYLKNISTNPHSIDYKIGFQALEILKETRKTVKQFINANKESEIVFTSGTTQSINMIAKGLVNLINKDDEILITSLEHSSNLVPWIWLKNKTNAIIKNLKLTDEFGINLNELEKLITNKTKIVSFAHISNTTGYINDVKQIIKKIRSINKNVIIVVDVAQSIAHFKVDVKDWDVDFIAFSAHKMYGPFGVGILYGKYELLDKLEPLNLGGGSSLAVSKDFTSYTLKTLPEKLEAGTLNISAICAFKKAIEFILDIGINDIHLYEAELKKYVVKQIRNNNLESKITFYNLNNDSPLLIFNVNQINAQDISTFLDVKYNITSRSGSHCARRLEDVINTNSSLRISFAIYNTKSEIDQLILALNNTDKFLDIYF, from the coding sequence GTGAATGATAGATTTACTAAAATAAGACAACAGTTTCCTTTATTAAAAAATCATCCTAATTTAATTTATTTTGATAATGGAGCTACAACATTAAAGCCAAATTCTGTGATTGATGCTGAAATTAATTATTTAAAAAATATTTCAACAAACCCACACTCAATTGATTATAAGATTGGTTTTCAAGCACTTGAGATTTTAAAAGAGACAAGAAAAACTGTCAAACAATTTATTAATGCAAATAAAGAAAGTGAAATTGTTTTTACATCAGGAACTACACAATCTATTAATATGATAGCTAAAGGTTTAGTTAATTTAATTAATAAAGATGATGAAATTTTAATTACTAGTTTAGAACATTCTTCAAATTTAGTTCCTTGGATTTGATTAAAAAACAAAACTAATGCTATTATTAAAAATTTAAAATTAACTGATGAATTTGGTATTAATCTTAACGAATTAGAAAAACTAATTACTAATAAAACTAAAATAGTTAGCTTTGCTCATATTTCAAATACAACAGGTTATATTAATGATGTAAAACAAATAATTAAAAAAATAAGATCAATTAATAAAAATGTTATTATTGTAGTTGATGTTGCTCAATCAATTGCTCATTTTAAAGTTGATGTAAAAGATTGAGATGTAGATTTTATTGCTTTTTCAGCTCATAAAATGTATGGACCTTTTGGAGTTGGAATTTTATATGGTAAATATGAACTATTAGATAAACTAGAACCACTTAATTTAGGAGGTGGTAGTAGTTTAGCTGTTAGTAAAGATTTTACTAGCTATACTTTAAAAACTTTACCAGAAAAACTAGAAGCTGGAACTTTAAATATTTCAGCAATTTGTGCTTTTAAAAAAGCAATTGAGTTTATTTTAGATATTGGTATTAATGATATACATTTATATGAAGCTGAATTAAAAAAATATGTTGTTAAACAAATTAGAAATAACAATTTAGAAAGTAAAATAACTTTTTATAATCTTAATAATGACTCACCACTTTTAATTTTTAATGTTAATCAAATTAATGCACAAGATATTTCTACTTTTTTAGATGTTAAATACAATATTACAAGTAGATCTGGATCACATTGTGCTAGAAGATTAGAAGATGTTATTAATACAAATAGTAGTCTTAGAATTAGTTTTGCTATTTATAATACTAAATCTGAAATAGATCAACTAATTTTAGCATTAAATAACACAGATAAATTTTTAGATATATACTTTTAA
- a CDS encoding lipoprotein, translating into MKKLLTWISAITLVASSSVLAISCKTEQVKNENSLFLTNFGDIKIDSKSLLEWNQKWNGISSNNQELINKTNNLLAAGILLAIRDKKLHLPTDNKDGWDSSVNKQIESLLGNKNSTDTATLYGLANKSLNDLKDNKYKNDPKGWKKHLEETFPGVKKNLTDLENAYKSNFILNDSSNSAFIKLKNLLMFNSTVADSMWQKGIQTTNLDWKTLTSNFANAYPNKNSLDELAKAVKEAFTNADKNWNDAKIITFTNIVNGLGGISDQQITSTGSSGSQTSGQNDNLIITYSSSKNVKNKITTTNSGQGKNGEEWIKEILNKISDNADKGSVAFSQWSPSYNYDSKQGPKNFINYNNQKPQSWTEIVKQIPVLENGDLKRDSIKGEYGAISNSQKYAINNYFNSEKPVVFSDLIFKFANNKTSSDIEKNLSLKALIPTESSGQDLTTKLIERFQGIQAVLETYINSDQTTNSGSSSNGGVGSESNNSSIYTAGLSRFDTIFRGEVGKIKANASSNKSSDYKTWIDWDTKNEHHKINASGKLLTLSDTTYSDTVKFSIYDFLTNNNNNNNNNLWKWNSNGSDNGGMGSGGSTTNGSLDSSNFKKILTDGGLSSDEANKIDSAIEKTSGQNQIKDATRLTIYNLAELFKKINQKNNNHSEGGSGNSGGSSSSGSSSSSSTDGTNNGVNKNSNVYAILNKDEGIIAFIDGDGLHITKIDGYKLINNKENNSSSTDSQQQENDYSIKQTAVLKQIRSLYSSSNANVLIPYLINSTLENNKNNLTNGATSTTTSNNTWDWSQKDKEYSNAIRNLGIDINSLNKIIKNDYERFLVNISLIDNSKTKPFYNVDILSEVSKSIQSGNDNSSQTNWLIELFTKILKNGNQNQTIDLLKTIITTDDKSNTNNEIEKIFSYQARNLKVSGIRKLQQSNQKWVNKVKENYKKYSKDPSLDKKFIPDQVIDLNSMSNDKKRYDLLLQSQIFNSEVKAQTNTTSSSSSGRK; encoded by the coding sequence GTGAAAAAGCTTTTAACTTGAATTAGTGCTATAACCTTAGTTGCATCATCAAGTGTTTTAGCTATTAGTTGTAAAACTGAACAAGTAAAAAATGAAAATTCACTTTTTTTAACTAATTTTGGAGACATTAAAATTGATTCAAAAAGTTTATTAGAATGAAATCAAAAATGAAACGGAATTAGTTCAAATAACCAAGAACTTATTAATAAAACTAACAATTTATTAGCAGCTGGAATTTTACTAGCAATTAGAGATAAAAAACTACATTTACCAACAGATAATAAAGATGGATGAGATTCAAGTGTTAATAAACAAATTGAAAGTTTATTAGGAAATAAAAATAGTACTGATACAGCTACTTTATATGGTTTAGCAAATAAAAGTTTAAATGATTTAAAAGATAATAAATATAAAAATGATCCTAAAGGTTGAAAAAAACACTTAGAAGAAACTTTTCCTGGAGTTAAAAAAAATCTTACTGATTTAGAAAACGCTTACAAATCAAACTTTATTTTAAATGATTCTTCAAATAGTGCTTTTATCAAGTTAAAAAACCTTTTAATGTTTAACTCAACAGTCGCTGATTCTATGTGACAAAAAGGAATTCAAACAACTAATTTAGATTGAAAAACACTAACAAGCAATTTCGCTAATGCATATCCTAATAAAAATAGTTTAGATGAATTGGCTAAAGCTGTTAAAGAAGCCTTTACTAATGCTGATAAAAATTGAAATGATGCTAAAATAATTACTTTTACAAATATAGTTAATGGGTTAGGAGGAATTTCTGATCAACAAATAACTAGCACTGGCTCAAGTGGTAGTCAAACCAGTGGACAAAATGATAATTTAATTATTACTTATAGTTCTTCAAAAAATGTTAAAAATAAGATAACAACTACTAATAGTGGTCAAGGCAAAAATGGTGAGGAATGAATTAAAGAAATTTTAAATAAAATTTCAGATAATGCTGATAAAGGTTCTGTTGCTTTTAGTCAGTGAAGTCCATCTTATAATTATGATTCTAAACAAGGACCAAAAAACTTTATAAACTATAATAATCAGAAACCACAATCATGAACTGAAATAGTTAAACAAATTCCTGTTTTAGAAAATGGCGACTTAAAAAGAGATTCTATTAAAGGAGAATATGGAGCCATTTCAAATTCTCAAAAATATGCTATTAATAACTATTTTAATTCTGAAAAACCCGTTGTTTTTTCTGATTTAATTTTTAAATTTGCAAATAATAAAACTTCTTCAGACATTGAAAAAAATTTATCACTAAAAGCTTTAATACCAACTGAATCTTCAGGTCAAGATTTAACTACTAAATTAATTGAAAGATTCCAAGGTATTCAAGCGGTTTTAGAAACTTATATAAATAGTGATCAAACTACTAATAGTGGTTCATCATCAAATGGTGGTGTGGGTAGTGAAAGTAATAACTCAAGCATTTACACAGCAGGTTTATCTAGATTTGATACAATCTTTAGAGGTGAAGTCGGTAAAATAAAAGCAAATGCCAGTTCGAATAAATCAAGCGATTATAAAACATGAATTGATTGAGATACTAAAAACGAGCATCATAAAATTAATGCAAGTGGTAAACTACTAACACTTAGTGATACAACTTACTCAGACACTGTAAAATTCTCTATCTATGATTTTTTAACAAATAATAATAATAATAATAATAATAATTTATGAAAATGGAATAGTAATGGCAGTGACAATGGTGGTATGGGGAGTGGTGGTAGCACCACTAATGGTAGTTTGGATTCATCAAACTTCAAAAAAATATTGACTGATGGTGGTTTGTCTAGTGATGAAGCAAATAAAATTGACAGTGCAATAGAAAAAACATCTGGGCAAAATCAAATAAAAGATGCAACTAGATTAACAATATATAATTTAGCTGAGCTATTTAAAAAAATAAATCAAAAAAATAATAATCATTCTGAAGGTGGTTCAGGAAATAGCGGTGGTTCATCATCTTCTGGTTCTAGCTCTTCATCATCAACTGATGGAACAAATAATGGTGTTAATAAAAACTCAAATGTTTATGCCATTTTGAATAAAGATGAAGGTATAATAGCATTTATTGATGGTGATGGATTACACATTACTAAAATTGATGGTTATAAATTAATAAATAACAAGGAAAATAATAGTTCATCAACAGATTCACAACAACAAGAAAATGATTATAGTATTAAGCAAACTGCTGTTTTAAAACAAATTAGATCTTTATATTCATCATCAAACGCTAATGTCCTAATACCTTATTTAATAAATTCAACACTTGAGAATAACAAAAATAATTTAACAAATGGTGCTACTTCAACAACTACAAGCAATAATACTTGAGATTGATCACAAAAAGATAAAGAATATTCTAATGCCATTAGAAATTTAGGAATTGATATTAATTCATTAAATAAAATCATCAAAAATGATTATGAAAGATTCTTAGTAAATATTTCACTAATTGATAATTCTAAAACTAAACCATTTTACAATGTTGATATTTTAAGTGAAGTATCTAAATCTATTCAATCAGGAAATGATAATTCATCTCAAACAAATTGACTAATTGAATTATTTACAAAAATATTAAAAAATGGTAATCAAAATCAAACTATTGATTTGTTAAAAACTATTATTACTACAGATGATAAAAGTAACACCAATAATGAAATTGAAAAAATATTTTCATATCAAGCAAGAAATTTAAAAGTTTCAGGAATTAGAAAGTTACAACAAAGCAATCAAAAATGAGTAAATAAAGTTAAAGAAAATTACAAAAAGTACTCAAAAGATCCATCATTAGATAAAAAATTTATACCAGATCAAGTTATAGATTTAAATTCTATGAGCAATGATAAAAAAAGATATGATTTGTTATTACAATCACAAATTTTTAATTCAGAAGTAAAGGCACAAACAAATACTACTAGTTCATCATCTAGTGGTAGGAAATAA
- a CDS encoding lipoprotein — protein sequence MKKLLTILGSMFLSAGAMVTAVACTTKNEKFEKPSITEELAQKIIGGLKLSNDFNFTTGEKFSKLDYKSLIINMIDETISKNRYADNLNKLSKTFGLNITNTKELGNKKAEDVLKNLSTIKMFSDYTSKRAAEEYSDSVDLSYSENYPLNPYNLESKNNKKDEAVYAIYYKNINNSSSSGSSSNVGGSNGQTWLRWQTTGEFDPLDNNVPSTFQLPSISLLTESNARNFRIAKLTSPNDKDYISKTASVNDDGKTNNGNNKSVEWYKNGTSSTFETDGQGIMQYRFMYHFRTKIQAKLFNDLLGHAYIDSNLFIDKHSNNSASNKKIILNNVSKLVSDIQSNYSQVDKTISNVKMVWAFSLDQQKLSEVNSQISGFVNADGSLINKESKKTLKNVFDKIKEKIVNESKQGTDPLLSISGFNGFVKNKDSSIESLSGDLKITEEAKKAVAKINAPSLLTNNNKGFSSEINGNVDYVFVLPIYLNDLFSSNDTQIKKQHSASNGGGSNGGEAQNGDKYELNIMQDTWVNLNEKYFLDNRYFNNINIKKVTPKNNGDVLVANKDNKWYVSLKNGSSNREIEVEYSDNSKKTITLKKLEEKDKKSLDFTYKLSKTSDFNKQLFTKNMDANISYDINLKNYDNIKDKQNDAYIWNNDPKKSNDIQELSATKKQVLLDQLEAITAKNSDVQNAAKTELYSAYLYTDGIYYKSLFDEISKYIESEKPTLD from the coding sequence ATGAAAAAACTATTAACAATTTTAGGAAGTATGTTTTTATCAGCTGGAGCAATGGTTACAGCTGTAGCATGTACTACTAAAAATGAAAAATTTGAAAAACCCTCTATTACTGAAGAATTAGCGCAAAAAATAATTGGTGGTTTAAAACTATCAAATGACTTTAACTTTACAACTGGCGAAAAATTTTCTAAATTAGACTACAAATCATTAATTATAAATATGATTGATGAAACTATTTCAAAAAATAGATATGCTGATAATTTAAATAAATTATCTAAAACTTTCGGATTAAATATAACTAATACTAAAGAATTAGGGAATAAAAAAGCTGAGGATGTTTTAAAAAATTTATCAACTATTAAAATGTTTTCTGATTACACTTCAAAAAGAGCAGCTGAAGAATATTCAGATAGTGTTGATTTAAGTTATAGTGAAAATTATCCATTAAACCCTTATAATTTAGAAAGTAAAAATAATAAAAAAGATGAAGCAGTTTATGCAATTTATTATAAAAATATTAATAATAGTTCTTCTAGTGGTTCATCATCAAATGTTGGTGGAAGTAATGGACAAACATGATTAAGATGACAAACAACTGGTGAGTTTGATCCATTAGATAATAATGTTCCTAGCACTTTTCAACTACCAAGTATTAGTTTATTAACTGAATCTAATGCTAGAAATTTTAGAATTGCTAAATTAACAAGTCCTAATGATAAAGATTATATAAGCAAAACTGCTTCTGTTAATGATGATGGTAAAACAAATAATGGTAATAATAAATCTGTAGAATGATATAAAAACGGTACTTCTTCTACTTTTGAAACTGATGGTCAAGGAATTATGCAATATAGATTTATGTATCATTTTAGAACAAAAATTCAAGCTAAATTATTTAATGACTTATTGGGTCATGCTTATATTGATTCAAATCTATTTATTGATAAGCACAGTAACAATTCAGCATCAAATAAAAAAATAATTTTAAACAATGTAAGTAAATTAGTTAGTGATATTCAGTCAAATTATTCACAAGTAGATAAAACTATATCAAATGTTAAAATGGTATGAGCATTTTCATTGGATCAACAAAAATTATCAGAAGTAAATTCTCAAATTAGTGGTTTTGTTAATGCTGATGGTTCTTTAATAAACAAAGAAAGTAAAAAAACATTAAAAAATGTATTTGACAAAATTAAAGAAAAAATTGTTAATGAAAGTAAACAAGGAACCGATCCATTGCTATCAATTAGTGGATTTAATGGTTTTGTTAAAAATAAAGATTCAAGTATTGAAAGCTTAAGTGGTGATTTAAAAATTACTGAAGAAGCAAAAAAAGCTGTAGCTAAAATAAACGCACCTTCATTATTAACAAACAATAACAAGGGGTTTAGCTCAGAAATTAATGGTAATGTTGATTATGTTTTTGTTTTACCTATATATTTAAATGATTTATTTTCATCAAATGATACACAAATAAAAAAACAACATTCTGCTTCAAACGGTGGTGGAAGCAATGGTGGAGAAGCTCAGAATGGTGATAAATATGAATTAAATATAATGCAAGATACTTGAGTAAATCTAAATGAAAAATACTTTTTAGATAACCGTTATTTTAATAATATAAACATTAAAAAAGTTACACCGAAAAATAATGGCGATGTATTAGTAGCAAATAAAGATAATAAATGATATGTTTCTTTAAAAAATGGAAGCAGCAACAGAGAAATAGAAGTTGAATATTCAGATAATTCTAAAAAAACAATTACATTAAAAAAACTAGAAGAAAAAGATAAAAAATCATTAGACTTTACTTATAAATTATCAAAAACTTCTGATTTTAATAAACAATTATTTACTAAAAATATGGATGCAAATATTTCTTATGATATCAACCTAAAAAATTATGATAATATCAAAGATAAGCAAAATGATGCTTACATTTGAAATAATGATCCTAAAAAATCAAATGATATACAAGAACTATCAGCAACTAAAAAACAAGTATTATTAGACCAACTAGAAGCAATTACAGCTAAAAATAGTGATGTTCAAAATGCAGCTAAGACTGAACTATATAGTGCTTATTTATACACAGACGGAATTTATTATAAATCTCTATTTGATGAGATTTCAAAATATATAGAAAGTGAGAAACCTACATTGGACTAA